The Alteripontixanthobacter sp. genome has a window encoding:
- a CDS encoding dihydrolipoamide acetyltransferase family protein: MARFTFNLPDIGEGIAEAELVEWHVKVGDMVEEDDRLADVMTDKATVDLESPVSGKVLELAGEAGDTIAIGGMLVVIEVDGDAEIEVPDEDAENSEAVEPAPAPKSDEVAERIEAENSDASDADDAHAADPEPASIPAATPAPSPATHAKVLASPAVRKRAKDLGIDLAEVKPAEDGRLRHGDLDAFLSYSGGYSAASPTRSDEEKKVIGMRRRIAENMAASKRNIPHFTYVEEVDVTDLEAMRAQLNENRTLRQAQGSRPKLTILPLLITAICKTLPDFPMINARYDDEGGVVTRHGAVHMGMAAQTDAGLMVPVIRNAQSLNLYQLANEIGRLADAARTGSAKSEELSGGTLTITSLGPLGGVATTPVINRPEVAIIGPNKIVERPMFVPDGTGGERIEKRKLMNISISCDHRVVDGYDAASFIQQLKKLLETPVLIVSG, translated from the coding sequence ATGGCATGTTAAAGTCGGCGATATGGTCGAGGAAGACGACCGGCTGGCCGACGTGATGACCGACAAGGCGACGGTCGATCTGGAAAGTCCTGTATCGGGCAAGGTGCTGGAACTGGCGGGCGAAGCGGGCGATACGATCGCAATCGGCGGGATGCTGGTGGTGATCGAGGTCGACGGCGATGCCGAGATCGAGGTGCCCGACGAGGACGCCGAGAACAGTGAAGCTGTCGAACCCGCACCAGCGCCGAAATCGGACGAGGTTGCGGAGCGGATCGAGGCCGAGAACTCCGATGCGAGTGATGCGGACGATGCCCATGCGGCGGACCCCGAACCGGCCAGCATTCCCGCAGCCACTCCGGCGCCTTCGCCAGCAACGCATGCGAAGGTTCTTGCGTCTCCCGCCGTCCGCAAGCGCGCGAAGGATCTCGGGATCGATCTCGCCGAAGTGAAGCCCGCCGAGGATGGCCGCCTGCGCCACGGCGATCTCGACGCGTTCCTGTCCTATTCGGGCGGGTATTCCGCCGCATCGCCAACGCGTTCGGACGAGGAAAAGAAGGTCATCGGAATGCGCCGCCGCATTGCCGAGAATATGGCCGCATCGAAGCGCAACATCCCGCATTTCACCTATGTGGAAGAGGTCGATGTGACCGACCTCGAAGCGATGCGCGCGCAGCTGAACGAAAACCGCACCCTTCGACAGGCTCAGGGTAGTCGGCCTAAATTGACGATCCTGCCGCTGCTGATCACCGCGATTTGCAAGACGCTGCCCGATTTCCCGATGATCAACGCCCGCTACGACGACGAGGGCGGAGTGGTTACCCGCCATGGCGCGGTTCACATGGGCATGGCCGCGCAGACCGATGCGGGGCTGATGGTGCCGGTGATTCGCAATGCGCAGTCGCTCAACCTTTACCAGCTCGCCAATGAAATCGGCCGCCTGGCCGATGCTGCCCGCACCGGCAGCGCCAAGTCTGAGGAGTTGTCCGGCGGCACGCTCACCATCACCTCGCTCGGGCCTTTGGGCGGTGTGGCGACCACCCCGGTCATCAACCGGCCCGAGGTGGCGATTATCGGCCCCAACAAGATCGTCGAGCGCCCGATGTTCGTGCCCGATGGTACCGGCGGCGAACGCATCGAGAAGCGCAAGCTGATGAATATCTCGATCAGCTGCGATCACCGCGTCGTGGATGGATATGATGCCGCTAGCTTTATCCAGCAGCTCAAGAAATTGCTCGAAACGCCGGTCCTGATCGTCAGCGGCTAG